Proteins from a genomic interval of Drosophila melanogaster chromosome 2R:
- the Ccs gene encoding copper chaperone for superoxide dismutase, isoform B, with amino-acid sequence MSSIKIEFAVQMRRGDESYAGALRSALDGVGQVEIDTQEGRVIIQTQRPWSEIQDKIEATGVRAVLSGFGGQSAVALINTTGSVVDKTPIQGVVRFTTITADKKPGVVVDGVVDGLSPGLHGLHIHESGDTSAGCSSVGEHYNPRQSPHGSPAAGAEERHAGDLGNIRADENGRATFRFVDPVLEVWDIIGRAVVLTANADDLGRGGNDQSLIDGNSGERIACGIIARSAGILENFKRICACDGVTLWDERNKPLAGKERSQKL; translated from the exons ATGAGCTCCATTAAG ATCGAATTTGCAGTGCAGATGCGAAGAGGTGACGAATCCTATGCCGGTGCCCTCCGTTCGGCGCTGGATGGGGTCGGCCAGGTGGAAATTGACACCCAGGAAGGTCGAGTGATAATCCAAACCCAACGACCTTGGTCAGAGATTCAGGACAAGATAGAAGCCACAGGTGTCCGGGCCGTACTCTCCGGATTCGGCGGCCAGTCGGCGGTGGCCCTTATAAACACAACAGGAAGTGTAGTGGACAAGACACCAATCCAGGGAGTGGTTCGGTTTACCACCATTACCGCAGACAAGAAGCCTGGAGTGGTTGTGGATGGCGTTGTGGACGGTCTATCGCCTGGACTGCACGGATTACATATTCACGAGAGTGGTGACACTTCCGCAGGTTGCTCGTCGGTCGGAGAACACTACAATCCCCGCCAGTCGCCACATGGAAGCCCTGCAGCTGGGGCAGAGGAGCGGCACGCCGGAGATCTTGGCAACATCCGAGCGGATGAAAACGGCAGGGCCACCTTTAGATTTGTGGATCCAGTGCTAGAGGTCTGGGACATAATCGGAAGGGCTGTCGTCCTAACAGCCAATGCCGATGACCTGGGACGCGGGGGCAATGATCAGAGCCTGATTGACGGCAACTCTGGGGAAAG GATTGCGTGTGGTATAATTGCTCGTTCGGCGGGCATCTTGGAAAACTTTAAGAGAATCTGTGCATGTGATGGGGTCACACTTTGGGATGAACGCAATAAGCCACTGGCTGGCAAGGAGCGCTCACAAAAGCTGTAA
- the Ccs gene encoding copper chaperone for superoxide dismutase, isoform C yields the protein MSSIKMRRGDESYAGALRSALDGVGQVEIDTQEGRVIIQTQRPWSEIQDKIEATGVRAVLSGFGGQSAVALINTTGSVVDKTPIQGVVRFTTITADKKPGVVVDGVVDGLSPGLHGLHIHESGDTSAGCSSVGEHYNPRQSPHGSPAAGAEERHAGDLGNIRADENGRATFRFVDPVLEVWDIIGRAVVLTANADDLGRGGNDQSLIDGNSGERIACGIIARSAGILENFKRICACDGVTLWDERNKPLAGKERSQKL from the exons ATGAGCTCCATTAAG ATGCGAAGAGGTGACGAATCCTATGCCGGTGCCCTCCGTTCGGCGCTGGATGGGGTCGGCCAGGTGGAAATTGACACCCAGGAAGGTCGAGTGATAATCCAAACCCAACGACCTTGGTCAGAGATTCAGGACAAGATAGAAGCCACAGGTGTCCGGGCCGTACTCTCCGGATTCGGCGGCCAGTCGGCGGTGGCCCTTATAAACACAACAGGAAGTGTAGTGGACAAGACACCAATCCAGGGAGTGGTTCGGTTTACCACCATTACCGCAGACAAGAAGCCTGGAGTGGTTGTGGATGGCGTTGTGGACGGTCTATCGCCTGGACTGCACGGATTACATATTCACGAGAGTGGTGACACTTCCGCAGGTTGCTCGTCGGTCGGAGAACACTACAATCCCCGCCAGTCGCCACATGGAAGCCCTGCAGCTGGGGCAGAGGAGCGGCACGCCGGAGATCTTGGCAACATCCGAGCGGATGAAAACGGCAGGGCCACCTTTAGATTTGTGGATCCAGTGCTAGAGGTCTGGGACATAATCGGAAGGGCTGTCGTCCTAACAGCCAATGCCGATGACCTGGGACGCGGGGGCAATGATCAGAGCCTGATTGACGGCAACTCTGGGGAAAG GATTGCGTGTGGTATAATTGCTCGTTCGGCGGGCATCTTGGAAAACTTTAAGAGAATCTGTGCATGTGATGGGGTCACACTTTGGGATGAACGCAATAAGCCACTGGCTGGCAAGGAGCGCTCACAAAAGCTGTAA
- the CG46319 gene encoding uncharacterized protein, isoform B codes for MEKSEIRLQRMSNEYQSQSSYMYLRTKMLLKIENTLLRSHRQRETTGIKKLYNSFFVLF; via the coding sequence ATGGAGAAATCTGAAATACGACTGCAACGCATGTCTAATGAATATCAGTCGCAATCGAGCTATATGTACCTCCGGACCAAGATGCTGTTAAAAATCGAGAATACCCTACTTCGAAGCCATCGTCAGCGCGAGACCACCGGTATCAAGAAACTATACAATTCGTTTTTcgtattgttttaa
- the gem gene encoding gemini, isoform C: MALSFLSQNSGLLDLQSIFDPQYTHHQQQQQQLLHLSHHPQHHIQQHQNQQLQQQAEQIQQHQQERTLSTKFDLNLFNELDQMEFNNLNRSQYQNNNNNNSISNNQNSNNNTNTTNGISENLNQIQNRHFISGYHHQHIGSDYEQVINFVDSPPNSEESWTESSSLIEQITIVVDGQSKDSPGPQIIDVQTIYLNSGSRKRRMDWDSLDIGQSENSPTASQSGDLPSKVAHQEKEKHKREKHSGRSSWSDDIGFDLNAEFNSNSYLNNENFLSFSPTLTTLKQEPQTDQIKPSPKVSLDNASASPSIAIAKLDEVQNSPSQAISGQDSANGSGSAANGKHDVNSGLACGCGSPQGSPLANAEYELNEKGKPQQLSVLDPAKIEIGSANGATHAEDHKFQYILAAATSIATKNNEETLTYLNQGQSYEIKLKKIGDLSLYRDKILKSVIKICFHERRLQFMEREQMQQWQQSRPGERIIEVDVPLSYGLCHVSQPLSSGSLNTVEIFWDPLKEVGVYIKVNCISTEFTPKKHGGEKGVPFRLQIETYIENTNSATASGSGGSNNSAIASGSGSSGSAAPASPERTPSAGSNGKQAVHAAACQIKVFKLKGADRKHKQDREKIQKRPQSEQEKFQPSYECTIMNDISLDLVMSATTTGCYSPEYMKLWPNSPVHIPKYDGMLPFAPSAASPATSSSPIAINSVTSTNSPTLKLMDATNMVSPQHVPADMDDYSQNIMPESTPSQVTQWLTNHRLTAYLSTFAQFSGADIMRMSKEDLIQICGLADGIRMFNILRAKTIAPRLTLYASVDGCSYNAIYLLSNTAKELQQKLFKMPGFYEFMAKASAQENGAGGAATAAAAALFNNWGMHSKYSGSGSNIFNDANKSCVYISGPSGILVTITDEVLNNEIKDGSLYALEVQAGKVILKLINKQDNN, encoded by the exons ATGGCGCTTTCGTTTCTATCCCAAAACTCCGGTCTGTTGGATTTACAAAGCATATTCGATCCACAATATACtcatcatcaacaacaacaacaacaactactacATTTGAGCCACCACCCTCAACATCACATTCAACAACACCAAAatcaacaactacaacaacaagcGGAGCAAAttcaacaacatcaacaagaACGCACCCTTTCAACAAAGTTCGATTTGAACCTGTTCAACGAACTCGACCAAATGGAATTCAACAATTTAAATCGCAGTCAAtatcagaataataataataacaacagtATCAGCAATAATCAAAACTCCAACAACAATACCAACACCACTAACGGTATCAGTGAAAATCTAAATCAG ATCCAAAACCGCCACTTCATCAGCGGCTACCACCATCAGCATATTGGATCGGACTATGAGCAAGTGATCAACTTTGTTGACTCGCCGCCAAACTCAGAGGAATCGTGGACAG AGAGCAGCTCGCTAATCGAACAAATTACGATTGTCGTAGACGGACAGTCGAAGGACTCGCCGGGACCGCAGATCATCGACGTGCAGACCATTTACCTGAACAGCGGCTCACGCAAAAGACGAATGGATTGGGACTCTTTGGACATTGGCCAAAGTGAGAACTCACCCACAGCATCGCAGAGCGGCGACTTGCCCTCCAAAGTGGCCCATCAGGAGAAGGAAAAGCACAAGCGCGAGAAGCACTCGG GTCGCAGCAGCTGGAGCGATGATATCGGCTTCGATCTGAACGCCGAGTTTAACAGCAACTCATATTTGAACAA TGAGAACTTCCTGTCGTTCTCGCCCACGCTGACCACCCTGAAGCAGGAGCCCCAGACGGATCAGATCAAGCCGAGCCCCAAGGTATCCCTGGATAATGCCTCCGCATCGCCCTCCATCGCCATTGCCAAGTTGGATGAGGTCCAGAACTCGCCGTCGCAGGCTATTTCTGGCCAAGACTCGGCTAACGGATCGGGATCGGCCGCAAACGGCAAGCATGATGTAAACTCCGGACTCGCCTGCGGGTGTGGCTCTCCTCAGGGTTCACCACTAGCCAACGCCGAGTATGAGTTGAACGAAAAGGGAAAGCCCCAGCAACTTAGCGTTTTGGATCCTGCTAAAATCGAGATCGGTTCGGCCAACGGAGCTACCCATGCCGAGGATCACAA ATTTCAGTACATTTTGGCAGCGGCCACTTCGATCGCCACCAAGAACAATGAGGAGACTTTGACGTACCTCAACCAAGGCCAGAGCTACGAAATAAAGCTGAAGAAGATCGGAGACCTGTCCCTCTATAGGGATAAGATACTGAAG AGCGTGATCAAGATCTGTTTCCACGAGCGCCGCCTGCAGTTCATGGAGCGCGAACAGATGCAGCAATGGCAGCAATCCCGCCCAGGCGAACGCATCATTGAGGTGGACGTACCGCTTTCGTACGGCCTCTGCCACGTGTCGCAGCCGTTGAGCTCCGGCTCACTGAACACTGTCGAGATCTTCTGGGACCCACTGAAGGAGGTCGGCGTCTACATCAAGGTCAACTGCATTTCAACCGAATTTACCCCAAAGAAGCACGGCGGCGAGAAGGGTGTGCCCTTCCGACTGCAAATTGAAACCTATATAGAAAACACAAACAGTGCCACCGCCAGCGGCTCgggcggcagcaacaacagcgccATCGCCAGTGGCAGCGGAAGCAGTGGCTCCGCTGCACCAGCATCTCCGGAACGGACACCCAGTGCCGGCAGCAATGGTAAACAGGCGGTCCACGCAGCTGCCTGCCAGATCAAG GTTTTTAAGCTAAAAGGAGCTGATCGCAAACATAAACAGGATCGGGAGAAGATCCAGAAGCGACCGCAATCGGAGCAGGAGAAGTTCCAGCCCAGCTACGAGTGTACCATCATGAACGATATATCCCTGGACCTGGTGATGTCCGCCACCACAACCGGCTGCTACAGTCCCGAATA TATGAAACTTTGGCCAAACTCGCCCGTGCACATACCCAAGTACGATGGAATGCTTCCGTTTGCGCCAAGTGCAGCATCGCCGGCTACCAGCAGCAGCCCCATAGCCATCAACTCGGTGACATCGACCAACTCGCCCACCCTCAAGCTGATGGACGCCACAAACATGGTCTCACCGCAGCATGTGCCCGCTGACATGGACGATTAT AGCCAGAACATAATGCCGGAATCGACGCCCTCGCAAGTGACGCAGTGGCTGACCAATCATCGCCTCACGGCCTATCTTTCAACGTTTGCACAGTTCTCGGGAGCGGATATCATGCG CATGTCCAAGGAGGATTTGATTCAAATTTGCGGCCTGGCCGATGGCATTCGCATGTTCAACATTTTGCGCGCCAA AACTATTGCTCCCAGGCTAACGTTGTACGCCAGCGTGGATGGATGCAGCTACAATGCCATCTACTTGTTGTCGAACACGGCCAAGGAGCTGCAGCAGAAGCTTTTCAAGATGCCCGGCTTCTACGAGTTCATGGCCAAGGCCAGTGCCCAGGAGAACGGAGCCGGTGGAGCAGccactgcagctgctgcagcactCTTCAACAATTGGGGGATGCACTCCAAGTATTCGGGCAGCGGCTCCAATATCTTCAACGACGCCAACAAGAGCTGCGTGTACATATCGGGGCCATCGGGCATCCTTGTGACCATCACCGACGAGGTGCTGAACAACGAGATCAAGGACGGCAGCCTCTACGCGCTGGAGGTGCAGGCCGGCAAGGTGATCCTTAAGCTGATCAACAAGCAGGACAACAACTAA
- the gem gene encoding gemini, isoform A: MALSFLSQNSGLLDLQSIFDPQYTHHQQQQQQLLHLSHHPQHHIQQHQNQQLQQQAEQIQQHQQERTLSTKFDLNLFNELDQMEFNNLNRSQYQNNNNNNSISNNQNSNNNTNTTNGISENLNQIQNRHFISGYHHQHIGSDYEQVINFVDSPPNSEESWTDGQSKDSPGPQIIDVQTIYLNSGSRKRRMDWDSLDIGQSENSPTASQSGDLPSKVAHQEKEKHKREKHSGRSSWSDDIGFDLNAEFNSNSYLNNENFLSFSPTLTTLKQEPQTDQIKPSPKVSLDNASASPSIAIAKLDEVQNSPSQAISGQDSANGSGSAANGKHDVNSGLACGCGSPQGSPLANAEYELNEKGKPQQLSVLDPAKIEIGSANGATHAEDHKFQYILAAATSIATKNNEETLTYLNQGQSYEIKLKKIGDLSLYRDKILKSVIKICFHERRLQFMEREQMQQWQQSRPGERIIEVDVPLSYGLCHVSQPLSSGSLNTVEIFWDPLKEVGVYIKVNCISTEFTPKKHGGEKGVPFRLQIETYIENTNSATASGSGGSNNSAIASGSGSSGSAAPASPERTPSAGSNGKQAVHAAACQIKVFKLKGADRKHKQDREKIQKRPQSEQEKFQPSYECTIMNDISLDLVMSATTTGCYSPEYMKLWPNSPVHIPKYDGMLPFAPSAASPATSSSPIAINSVTSTNSPTLKLMDATNMVSPQHVPADMDDYSQNIMPESTPSQVTQWLTNHRLTAYLSTFAQFSGADIMRMSKEDLIQICGLADGIRMFNILRAKTIAPRLTLYASVDGCSYNAIYLLSNTAKELQQKLFKMPGFYEFMAKASAQENGAGGAATAAAAALFNNWGMHSKYSGSGSNIFNDANKSCVYISGPSGILVTITDEVLNNEIKDGSLYALEVQAGKVILKLINKQDNN, from the exons ATGGCGCTTTCGTTTCTATCCCAAAACTCCGGTCTGTTGGATTTACAAAGCATATTCGATCCACAATATACtcatcatcaacaacaacaacaacaactactacATTTGAGCCACCACCCTCAACATCACATTCAACAACACCAAAatcaacaactacaacaacaagcGGAGCAAAttcaacaacatcaacaagaACGCACCCTTTCAACAAAGTTCGATTTGAACCTGTTCAACGAACTCGACCAAATGGAATTCAACAATTTAAATCGCAGTCAAtatcagaataataataataacaacagtATCAGCAATAATCAAAACTCCAACAACAATACCAACACCACTAACGGTATCAGTGAAAATCTAAATCAG ATCCAAAACCGCCACTTCATCAGCGGCTACCACCATCAGCATATTGGATCGGACTATGAGCAAGTGATCAACTTTGTTGACTCGCCGCCAAACTCAGAGGAATCGTGGACAG ACGGACAGTCGAAGGACTCGCCGGGACCGCAGATCATCGACGTGCAGACCATTTACCTGAACAGCGGCTCACGCAAAAGACGAATGGATTGGGACTCTTTGGACATTGGCCAAAGTGAGAACTCACCCACAGCATCGCAGAGCGGCGACTTGCCCTCCAAAGTGGCCCATCAGGAGAAGGAAAAGCACAAGCGCGAGAAGCACTCGG GTCGCAGCAGCTGGAGCGATGATATCGGCTTCGATCTGAACGCCGAGTTTAACAGCAACTCATATTTGAACAA TGAGAACTTCCTGTCGTTCTCGCCCACGCTGACCACCCTGAAGCAGGAGCCCCAGACGGATCAGATCAAGCCGAGCCCCAAGGTATCCCTGGATAATGCCTCCGCATCGCCCTCCATCGCCATTGCCAAGTTGGATGAGGTCCAGAACTCGCCGTCGCAGGCTATTTCTGGCCAAGACTCGGCTAACGGATCGGGATCGGCCGCAAACGGCAAGCATGATGTAAACTCCGGACTCGCCTGCGGGTGTGGCTCTCCTCAGGGTTCACCACTAGCCAACGCCGAGTATGAGTTGAACGAAAAGGGAAAGCCCCAGCAACTTAGCGTTTTGGATCCTGCTAAAATCGAGATCGGTTCGGCCAACGGAGCTACCCATGCCGAGGATCACAA ATTTCAGTACATTTTGGCAGCGGCCACTTCGATCGCCACCAAGAACAATGAGGAGACTTTGACGTACCTCAACCAAGGCCAGAGCTACGAAATAAAGCTGAAGAAGATCGGAGACCTGTCCCTCTATAGGGATAAGATACTGAAG AGCGTGATCAAGATCTGTTTCCACGAGCGCCGCCTGCAGTTCATGGAGCGCGAACAGATGCAGCAATGGCAGCAATCCCGCCCAGGCGAACGCATCATTGAGGTGGACGTACCGCTTTCGTACGGCCTCTGCCACGTGTCGCAGCCGTTGAGCTCCGGCTCACTGAACACTGTCGAGATCTTCTGGGACCCACTGAAGGAGGTCGGCGTCTACATCAAGGTCAACTGCATTTCAACCGAATTTACCCCAAAGAAGCACGGCGGCGAGAAGGGTGTGCCCTTCCGACTGCAAATTGAAACCTATATAGAAAACACAAACAGTGCCACCGCCAGCGGCTCgggcggcagcaacaacagcgccATCGCCAGTGGCAGCGGAAGCAGTGGCTCCGCTGCACCAGCATCTCCGGAACGGACACCCAGTGCCGGCAGCAATGGTAAACAGGCGGTCCACGCAGCTGCCTGCCAGATCAAG GTTTTTAAGCTAAAAGGAGCTGATCGCAAACATAAACAGGATCGGGAGAAGATCCAGAAGCGACCGCAATCGGAGCAGGAGAAGTTCCAGCCCAGCTACGAGTGTACCATCATGAACGATATATCCCTGGACCTGGTGATGTCCGCCACCACAACCGGCTGCTACAGTCCCGAATA TATGAAACTTTGGCCAAACTCGCCCGTGCACATACCCAAGTACGATGGAATGCTTCCGTTTGCGCCAAGTGCAGCATCGCCGGCTACCAGCAGCAGCCCCATAGCCATCAACTCGGTGACATCGACCAACTCGCCCACCCTCAAGCTGATGGACGCCACAAACATGGTCTCACCGCAGCATGTGCCCGCTGACATGGACGATTAT AGCCAGAACATAATGCCGGAATCGACGCCCTCGCAAGTGACGCAGTGGCTGACCAATCATCGCCTCACGGCCTATCTTTCAACGTTTGCACAGTTCTCGGGAGCGGATATCATGCG CATGTCCAAGGAGGATTTGATTCAAATTTGCGGCCTGGCCGATGGCATTCGCATGTTCAACATTTTGCGCGCCAA AACTATTGCTCCCAGGCTAACGTTGTACGCCAGCGTGGATGGATGCAGCTACAATGCCATCTACTTGTTGTCGAACACGGCCAAGGAGCTGCAGCAGAAGCTTTTCAAGATGCCCGGCTTCTACGAGTTCATGGCCAAGGCCAGTGCCCAGGAGAACGGAGCCGGTGGAGCAGccactgcagctgctgcagcactCTTCAACAATTGGGGGATGCACTCCAAGTATTCGGGCAGCGGCTCCAATATCTTCAACGACGCCAACAAGAGCTGCGTGTACATATCGGGGCCATCGGGCATCCTTGTGACCATCACCGACGAGGTGCTGAACAACGAGATCAAGGACGGCAGCCTCTACGCGCTGGAGGTGCAGGCCGGCAAGGTGATCCTTAAGCTGATCAACAAGCAGGACAACAACTAA
- the gem gene encoding gemini, isoform F, whose translation MKLWPNSPVHIPKYDGMLPFAPSAASPATSSSPIAINSVTSTNSPTLKLMDATNMVSPQHVPADMDDYSQNIMPESTPSQVTQWLTNHRLTAYLSTFAQFSGADIMRMSKEDLIQICGLADGIRMFNILRAKTIAPRLTLYASVDGCSYNAIYLLSNTAKELQQKLFKMPGFYEFMAKASAQENGAGGAATAAAAALFNNWGMHSKYSGSGSNIFNDANKSCVYISGPSGILVTITDEVLNNEIKDGSLYALEVQAGKVILKLINKQDNN comes from the exons ATGAAACTTTGGCCAAACTCGCCCGTGCACATACCCAAGTACGATGGAATGCTTCCGTTTGCGCCAAGTGCAGCATCGCCGGCTACCAGCAGCAGCCCCATAGCCATCAACTCGGTGACATCGACCAACTCGCCCACCCTCAAGCTGATGGACGCCACAAACATGGTCTCACCGCAGCATGTGCCCGCTGACATGGACGATTAT AGCCAGAACATAATGCCGGAATCGACGCCCTCGCAAGTGACGCAGTGGCTGACCAATCATCGCCTCACGGCCTATCTTTCAACGTTTGCACAGTTCTCGGGAGCGGATATCATGCG CATGTCCAAGGAGGATTTGATTCAAATTTGCGGCCTGGCCGATGGCATTCGCATGTTCAACATTTTGCGCGCCAA AACTATTGCTCCCAGGCTAACGTTGTACGCCAGCGTGGATGGATGCAGCTACAATGCCATCTACTTGTTGTCGAACACGGCCAAGGAGCTGCAGCAGAAGCTTTTCAAGATGCCCGGCTTCTACGAGTTCATGGCCAAGGCCAGTGCCCAGGAGAACGGAGCCGGTGGAGCAGccactgcagctgctgcagcactCTTCAACAATTGGGGGATGCACTCCAAGTATTCGGGCAGCGGCTCCAATATCTTCAACGACGCCAACAAGAGCTGCGTGTACATATCGGGGCCATCGGGCATCCTTGTGACCATCACCGACGAGGTGCTGAACAACGAGATCAAGGACGGCAGCCTCTACGCGCTGGAGGTGCAGGCCGGCAAGGTGATCCTTAAGCTGATCAACAAGCAGGACAACAACTAA
- the CG12917 gene encoding uncharacterized protein, translating into MKIAPMDCSYITLFIYIYFICFLAWEVHGDCQILQYMVEQSNGIFTYRDASGSIQLQRLETVPSGVTLLVYCSPSVFKETVCQDNGQFSVPLPMRCLSPMQPVTKHIRDGDCAGNLYAVGYTIDGKDLELYRTCFDCGQGRLVYSQSDVYYKTFFPKRPFVEFVADEMFSPQEAAAYMKSNIYFAFKCIYGDDQSYLQNANYLVINRGHMVASADFLFTDQMGSTFRYLNVVPQFKSINDGNWEKIERWVRSQIPKSSYFRVKSGGIGILTLPDTRGFLQSAFLAGSKIPVPEWTYKAVRDATGNGLYVFLTYNSTFQMEKPPCLAICYPVNCPIHLPNNPNDGYTFCCDPKRFPY; encoded by the exons ATGAAAATTGCTCCTATGGATTGCTCCTATAtcacattatttatttacatatatttcatatgcTTTCTGG CTTGGGAAGTGCACGGCGATTGTcaaattttacaatatatgGTAGAGCAATCCAATGGAATTTTCACCTATCGCGATGCGAGCGGATCTATCCAGCTGCAGCGCTTGGAAACAGTTCCATCCGGTGTCACTCTACTCGTGTACTGCAGTCCCTCGGTTTTCAAAGAAACTGTTTGCCAGGACAATGGACAGTTCTCGGTCCCACTGCCCATGCGCTGTTTAAGTCCAATGCAACCGGTGACCAAGCATATTCGCGATGGGGATTGTGCGGGGAACCTGTATGCCGTGGGATATACCATAGATGGCAAGGATCTGGAGCTGTATCGCACATGTTTCGATTGCGGGCAGGGAAGACTCGTGTACTCGCAGAGCGATGTCTACTACAAAACGTTTT TTCCGAAGCGGCCATTTGTGGAGTTTGTGGCGGATGAGATGTTCAGTCCGCAGGAGGCTGCTGCCTACATGAAGTCCAACATCTATTTTGCGTTCAAATGCATTTACGGTGATGACCAGTCCTACTTGCAAAATGCCAACTACTTGGTGATTAATCGAGGACATATGGTGGCTTCCGCGGACTTCCTGTTCACGGACCAGATGGGCAGTACTTTCCGCTATCTGAATGTGGTGCCGCAATTCAAGTCAATTAACGATGGCAATTGGGAGAAAATTGAGAGATGGGTGCGCAGTCAGATCCCGAAGTCGTCCTATTTCCGGGTCAAGTCCGGCGGAATTGGCATCTTGACATTGCCAGACACCAGGGGCTTCCTTCAGTCGGCTTTCCTCGCCGGCTCCAAGATCCCGGTTCCCGAGTGGACCTACAAAGCGGTACGGGATGCCACCGGCAATGGGCTGTACGTATTCCTCACTTACAATAGTACCTTCCAAATGGAGAAGCCCCCGTGTCTGGCTATTTGTTACCCAGTTAATTGTCCCATTCACCTCCCGAATAACCCGAACGATGGCTACACCTTCTGTTGCGATCCCAAGCGGTTCCCATATTAA